One Gammaproteobacteria bacterium CG11_big_fil_rev_8_21_14_0_20_46_22 genomic window carries:
- the iscA gene encoding iron-sulfur cluster assembly protein IscA (forms iron-sulfur clusters of ferredoxin [2FE-2S]; binds iron in the presence of the thioredoxin reductase system; forms homodimers and tetramers; similar to SufA protein), protein MSESLAITEKAAQRIIDCMKARGKGLGIRVKIRTTGCTGLAYVIEYADERNEHDHEFTEHGAHVFIDPKAMPIVQGATLDYIRRGLNEGFEFINPNEKNRCGCGESFTV, encoded by the coding sequence ATGAGTGAAAGCTTAGCGATCACAGAAAAAGCGGCTCAACGTATTATCGATTGCATGAAAGCACGCGGAAAGGGTCTTGGCATTCGGGTTAAAATCCGCACCACAGGCTGTACGGGTTTGGCGTATGTGATTGAATATGCCGATGAGCGAAACGAACATGATCATGAGTTTACCGAACATGGCGCGCATGTGTTTATCGATCCGAAAGCCATGCCGATCGTGCAGGGTGCGACCTTGGATTATATTCGTCGTGGTTTGAATGAAGGTTTTGAGTTTATCAATCCGAATGAGAAAAATCGCTGTGGATGCGGTGAGAGTTTTACGGTTTAA
- the hscB gene encoding Fe-S protein assembly co-chaperone HscB gives MSLLEKDYFNLFDLPMGLDINVDELEARYKKLQRLVHPDRFSAKAECEKRLALQTSSYANQAYQTLKNPLSRAVYLLKLHGVSLNLENNAAMSPEFLMQQIQWRERLLSGDEGVKTEIHSAFNDAWACLKTAILEKDDERAAQCVAELSFIQKVLDA, from the coding sequence ATGTCCTTGCTAGAGAAAGATTATTTCAATTTATTTGATCTGCCGATGGGCTTGGATATCAATGTCGATGAGCTTGAAGCGCGCTATAAAAAGCTGCAGCGCTTAGTGCACCCGGATCGTTTCAGTGCAAAAGCTGAGTGTGAAAAACGCTTAGCCCTTCAAACGTCGTCTTACGCCAACCAAGCCTATCAAACGCTTAAAAACCCTTTGTCACGTGCGGTGTATTTATTAAAGTTGCATGGTGTGAGTTTAAATCTTGAGAACAATGCCGCGATGTCGCCCGAATTTCTCATGCAGCAAATACAGTGGCGTGAGCGTTTATTATCAGGAGACGAAGGGGTGAAAACAGAGATTCACAGTGCGTTTAATGACGCCTGGGCCTGCCTAAAGACTGCGATTCTTGAGAAAGACGATGAGCGTGCCGCGCAATGTGTGGCCGAGTTAAGCTTTATTCAAAAGGTGTTAGACGCATAA